The genomic window CCCTGATAGTCGTAAGCGAAAACGGCAAAGCCAATCGCTTGCAACTGTTGCAGAACCGGGGCAATGTAACCCAAATCCTCGCCGTTGCCGTGACTATAAAGCAGAGTGTAGTCTGCCTGCTGATTGGGTAAATACAGCGCTGAAACTTGTGCTCCATTGCTTGCGGTTAATTTGATCACCGCCTCCGTGTCTCGATAGCTGGCAGGCGGAACCGGGAACATCAAGCGGTCGGTAAAAAAGAAGGCGTAGAGGCAAAGACAGGCATAGAGAAATAGCAGAGAACTCACCATACGCTTGACCGAGAATTCTCCCAGTAACAGCTTTCTCAGTTTTCTGTCATCCATTAAACCTTCAACCGTGCTGACATAAGAGGTTCCCAGTTAAGGTTCTTAAATGAAACGTCTAGAGCAACCAGCCGCCGCAAAGCTTGACTGAGCTTCACGACGGCTGGTTTGGTTCTGGCTCTGGTAGACCTGCACAGAGCTTCAACTGGCTATGTAGAGCCTGAAATAGTTGCTGAAGCTGACCCTAGAGAATTGCTCTAGGCAGTCTGCTGCTGCTCCTGAATCAGTTCCTCAGCTTGGACCTGGTCGTAAAACTCCGGCAGCTGGTCCTGGGACGCCACTTCGCCCAGATCTTGCTCCAGACCTGTGGTCAAGTCCAGACAACCTGACCCTTCACCATTGACCACCCGCTCCTCAATGGCTCCGTTCGGTCGGATAATGAACTCAATTTGCCGGTAGGTACTCATCACTATTGTCCTCTGCTAAGCCCACGCATGCTCACTGCCAAGCGCCAACTACAACCCGCAGGCTGCCGTCTTCTAGCTCCTGCACAGTTTCTACATTAAAGCCTTGCTCTACAGCACTCTGCGCAATGGTGTGGTAGGCATAGCGTTGCTGCAACTGCTGCTGGAACTGCTGCCAATCGAGATCCAGGCCCCAGAAGTCCGCCACCGCTTCAAAATAGCCCTGGCGGTCAATAAAGCCAATGTCGTAGCAGCCCTCACGCTTGGCAACCAGATCAGCCCGGAACTGGGCACCTTGGTAGCCGCGCACAAGCGCATTTTCCTCAACCGCACAATCTAAATCAGCTAGGGCCAAGCGCAGAGCGGCGCGATTTTTGAGCTGAAGACGGATACGCGTGAAGTGAGACATGGCGGGGATTTAGGTGAGTGGGCACAACGAGAGGTAATCGCGCGGTCTGCTGAGGTCTAGATTAGAGGCCGGGCAACGAGCGGGAGTCCAAGTCAAACTCCGCCAGCTTGCGGACATCGGTCGAGGCACTGCGGGCGCGCCCTTGAGCTGCCCACTCTTTGAGGTAGTTAATCTGCTCACGAGCAGTATGAGACAGGGGTACTGTCTCGTGAATCGCCTGAACGATGTCCTCGGTAGTTAGATCGCGACCCTGGTGGAAGGCTCGATACATCCCTTCCACAACTGCTTGCTCAATTTCTGCACCACTGTACTCGGGCGTGAGCTCCGCCAACCGATCCACCTCAAACTTACCCAAGTTATCTGGGCGAAACCGCTCTAAATGGACTCGAAAAATCGCTCTACGTTCAGCATAGCTGGGCAAATTGATAAAGAAAATCTCATCAAAGCGTCCCTTGCGCAGCAGCTCCGGTGGCAGCGAATCGATGTTGTTAGCGGTGGCGACCAGAAACACAGCGCTGTCGCGTTCCTGCATCCAAGTTACCAGGGTGGCAAAAACCCGCGCTGAGGTGCCTGAGTCGCCCGCCGCGCCACTCATGCCAGCAAAGGCTTTGTCTAACTCATCGATCCAGAGCACACAAGGCGCGGTCGCCTCTGCCAACTGAATCATCTGGCGAGTGCGCGATTCACTACGGCCCACCAGCGAACCATCGAACAAACGGCCCACATCCAACCGCAGCAGCGGCAACTGAAACAGATGGGCAATCGCCTTAGCACAAAGACTTTTGCCCGTGCCCTGAATGCCCGCTAGCAGCAAGCCCTTAGGATGGGGCAGACCAAAGCGGCGCGCCTCTTCGCTAAAGGCCCGTCGCCGTTGCAGCACCCAGGTCTTGAGGTTGTCTAAGCCGCCAATGCGGTCCAGGGTTTCCGTGGGCGTGAAGAACTCTAGAATCTCAGTGCGACGAATGCGCTGCTTCTTCTCGGCCAGCACTCGGTCAATCACGGCATCGGTGAGCGCGGAATCCTGGGTGACGCTTCGGGCCAGCAGGTGCGAAATGCGGTCGCAAGTGAGCCCAGAGCAGGCTTTGACCAGTTGATCCAGAGCAGAAGGCGTCAGTTGCACCGCCCGTGCACCTAAACGCTTGCGGATCAGCAGCCGGATTTCTTGCGGCTCCAGCAGTGGGAACTCCATCACGGCTAGATACTCTTCTAGCTCCGAGGCCAGTTCCAGCGCTGGGGACAGCAGGATGATAGTTTTAGCGCTGTTGCGCAAACTGCGATAGAGATGCTTGAGCTGGCGAATCACCTGAGGATCGGAGCGCAACGGCCCCACCATGCGGTGCAAATCGCGGAAGACAAACAAAGTCGGAGTCCAAGCTGGGGCTTGCTCCACCAGCAGCAACGCCCGTAGCAAGCTGTCTTTGCACTGCTGGTTGTGCTCGAAGCCTCGCACTAAGTCATGCAACTGCACCTGACGGGGCGGCTGATGAGCGGCAGCAACCTGCTGGATGGCTCGCTCTGTACGCTCTTCCTCCACGGTGACCACGTAGATCAGGGGATGCCGTGAGCGGATGAGGAGATCTAGTTCTTCACAAAAACGAGCTGTGCTCACAATTCCACGACAGCAAGGCAGGTAGCATTGCCCCTGATGACTTCAAAATTGATGATAGTGTGCTCCAGCACGGTTGGACTGTGTGGGCTCACACCCTACAGTCACCGTTTTGGGTACTGTACTCATCGTGCCGTAAAGCCTGCAAACCGGACAGTCACAGGCTGAACTTCACAGTCTTTACACAAGACTAATAACTCTGGCTTTTCGTATCTTTTTCTAACGCCTGCTCTGGGGCTGGTTTTAGAGCTGGCTTTAGGAATGGCTCCAACTCTCTAGAGTTTCTGGTGCAGGTAGGCTTCAACGCCTAGGGTTTCCAGTTGCGCTTGCTTACCTAGAACCTGATCGCGCAGGGCTTGGCGATACTGCTGCACGCGCTCCAGCAGGGCTGGGTCATGGCTGGCGAGAATTTGCACGGCTAAGAGACCTGCATTCTGAGCATTGCCAATCGCAACCGTGGCTACGGGAATGCCGCGCGGCATCTGCACAATCGAGTACAGCGAATCCAGTCCGCCCAGATGGTGCGTGGCAACCGGCACGCCAATCACTGGCAGAGGCGTCAGTGCCGCAACCATCCCCGGCAGGTGCGCTGCGCCTCCAGCTCCGGCCACAATCACGCGAATGCCACGCTCATGAGCCGTCCGCGCAAACTCCACCATGCGATCGGGAGTGCGATGGGCTGAGATGATCGCCACTTCGTGGGGTACGTCGAAGTCCGTACAGACCTGAGCGGCTGATTGCATGGTGGGCAGGTCGGAATCGCTGCCCATGATGATGCTGACCTGTGCTTGACTCATGCCTGCCTCCGCCAAATCAGATCTGCTCGGTCTGCTAGCGCTAACACCTGGTCTAAATCGTCGCCAAGTAGGGTGACATGACCGAGTTTGCGTCCCGGTCGGGCTTCGCTTTTGCCATACCAGTGCACATGAGCACCGGGGAGCTGGCTGAGCTGTTGGCGCTCGGTGACGTAGTCGTGCTGGGCGCTTTCGTAGCCCAACAGGTTGACCATGACGGCGACGGGCACTTGGAGAGCCGGATCACCCAGAGGCAAACCGGCTACGGCGCGCAGATGTTGCTCGAATTGCGAGGTGACGCAGGCTTCGATTGAGAAGTGACCGGAGTTGTGGGGACGGGGCGCGACTTCATTGACGAGGACTGCGTTCCAGGTAGGCACCCAGAACAGTTCGATGCCGAAGATACCAACGCCATCGATGCTGAGCACAAAGTCACGGGCAATGGTTTCGACCGCTTGCTGAATCTCGGCAGGTACGCGGGCGGGTGCGATGACGCGGTGGCAGACTTGGTTTTCTTGCTGGGTTTCGACTACGGGATGCACAGCGATTTCGCCGCTGCGTGAGCGGGAAACCATCACTGCCAGTTCGGCGGCGAAGGGCACAAACTGCTCGACTAGGGCGGGAACCTGACCCCAACCCTGCCAAACCCTGGCTAGCTGCTCGGGGTTCTGCACAATTTCGGTACCGCGTCCGTCGTAGCCCTGGCGTCGGGCTTTGAGTACGAGGGGCCAGCCTAGGTCATTGAGTTTGTCTAGGTCTGCATCAAGGCTGGTGAGGTTATGAAAACGAGGCACGGGCAAGCCATGCTGCTGGAGGTGTTGGCGCTGCGTGTACTTGTCGAGCAGGGGAGCCAAACTATCGAGGCTGGGATAGAAGGGCAGGGCCAGAGGCCGCAACTGCTCTAGATCGACGAATTCGTTCTCGAAGGTGACGGCTTGCGCATCTTGGGCCAATTGAGCGATTAGGATTGGATCGCTGAGATCGCCAATGAAACTTTCGGATACGACTTGCACGGCGGGATCTTGGGCATGGCTAGCTAAGACGCGCAGGGGCAGGCCGAGTTTTTGGGCGGCGGGGTTAAGCATCCAGGCCAATTGACCACCGCCAATGACGCCGATGGGTGCAGCAGGGGCAGTCGGCTCTGGGGTCAGCTCTGGTCCTGGCTCTGGCACAGGGGGCCGGTTGTTAGCGAAGCGGTCTAAAAGAGTCAACGGTAGCTTCAAAGCAGCAAACTCTTCTATTCTCTCAGTATTGTTGTCGCCTGATGCTATCGCTGGGGCGTTGTTCAAGGGTTGTGACCGGGAGGAGACATGCGAGTTGCTCTGTTAGGGGGTTTGATGCTGCTGCTAACGGCTTGTAGTCGTCCTGTTGCGGTCGAGCATATTCCGGTGCCGCAGGGAGCCAACCCGGTGCAAGCGAGAGATCTGGACCCGTTTACGGTGGAGATGATGAATGCGCTGGAGGATCCGGTGCGCAATGCGGTGACGGATGGCTCGGTGACTACGTTGAGTTATCGCCTGCCTGCCAAAACCAGCATTGAAGCTTTGTTGGCCTTCTATACCAATACGCTCAAAGACACGGATTGGGAACGTAGTGAGAAGCTGACGCAGTTGGACAGCCAGGAGCAGCGCTACTATGCGCGGTTGGGCTATGAGCGAGGAGAGGGGGAAGATGAGCAGGTGCTGCTGGTGGATCTGCTGCGCAACCCAACGGCGAAGGAGCCGGTTTTGTTGTTGATTTTGGCGACGCGGCGTTGATGGGGGAGGCCCCCCTAACCCCCCAATGCTGGGGGAATTGGAGTTGATTTTAGTCACTGAATTAAAGCCTTAATAAGCCTCTTTCTCCCGCCACGATTGGGGGGTCGGGGGGCTTTTTTATTGCAGGGCTTGTTGCAGTAGGGTTTTGCCCAAGTTGCAGAGGGTGATTGAGCGACCGGCGTCGCTGAGGACGCGTTGGCGTTCGATCAGTTGGCTGGCTTCGAGGGGTACGAAGAGGCGGTTGAGGTCGGTTTCGCTGAGGCTGCATTTGAGGACGAGTAGGGAGGTTGGCACGCTGGCTCTGAGGCTACGGGGGTCGGTGTAGTTGGCGATGATCAGCAGGATCAGTTTGGCTTGGTTGGAGAGGTTGAGTTCGCGGCTGATGTGGTCCCAGAGTTGGAGGCGAATTTGAGAGGGGGAGAGGTGGGAGAAGTTCATTGGCAGTTTGGGGGGTTTAAGGGTTGAGGGTTAGGGGTTGGGGATTGGGGGTGTAGAAGCTGCGCAGGTTGAGGTCGAGATCTAACTGGGCTTTGCGTTGTTGCCACATTCGGCGCAGGTAGGCGATGGTGTCGGCGGCGTAGGTGAAGCGTTGGAGTTCGTTTTTGAGCAGTTGGCCGAGTTCTTGCAGGGCTTGGTGGTTGGGGCAGGTGCGAATGGTTTGCACGCAGGCTTCGAGCCATTGAATGAGATCGCGGTAACTAATGAATTGGCCCCCGCGATCTTTGCGATGCACAAATAGGACGTTGGCCCATTGTTCGAAGCGCAAAATACAGTCTTGGGCAATGCCTAAATAGGTGGCGAGATAGCTGAGGGAAATCTCGAATTGACGGGGGTTGATCAGTTGCAAAAGTTGGCGCATGGGAATGCGAGTTGTAGAAGAGATGGAGCAGGAATGTTGCACTGGGCAGGAAGACCCTGCCCCTACGGAATTGGGGATTGAAAACCGAGGGGTTTACAGTTTCACAGTCGTGGGTAGGGGCAGGGTTTCCCTGCCCTTTAGGCGGCCAGAATGCGGTCGTGGGTAGGGGCAAGATTGTCCTGCCCTT from Leptolyngbya sp. FACHB-261 includes these protein-coding regions:
- a CDS encoding DUF1257 domain-containing protein, which encodes MSHFTRIRLQLKNRAALRLALADLDCAVEENALVRGYQGAQFRADLVAKREGCYDIGFIDRQGYFEAVADFWGLDLDWQQFQQQLQQRYAYHTIAQSAVEQGFNVETVQELEDGSLRVVVGAWQ
- a CDS encoding AAA family ATPase — protein: MSTARFCEELDLLIRSRHPLIYVVTVEEERTERAIQQVAAAHQPPRQVQLHDLVRGFEHNQQCKDSLLRALLLVEQAPAWTPTLFVFRDLHRMVGPLRSDPQVIRQLKHLYRSLRNSAKTIILLSPALELASELEEYLAVMEFPLLEPQEIRLLIRKRLGARAVQLTPSALDQLVKACSGLTCDRISHLLARSVTQDSALTDAVIDRVLAEKKQRIRRTEILEFFTPTETLDRIGGLDNLKTWVLQRRRAFSEEARRFGLPHPKGLLLAGIQGTGKSLCAKAIAHLFQLPLLRLDVGRLFDGSLVGRSESRTRQMIQLAEATAPCVLWIDELDKAFAGMSGAAGDSGTSARVFATLVTWMQERDSAVFLVATANNIDSLPPELLRKGRFDEIFFINLPSYAERRAIFRVHLERFRPDNLGKFEVDRLAELTPEYSGAEIEQAVVEGMYRAFHQGRDLTTEDIVQAIHETVPLSHTAREQINYLKEWAAQGRARSASTDVRKLAEFDLDSRSLPGL
- a CDS encoding DUF2997 domain-containing protein, whose translation is MSTYRQIEFIIRPNGAIEERVVNGEGSGCLDLTTGLEQDLGEVASQDQLPEFYDQVQAEELIQEQQQTA
- a CDS encoding 5-(carboxyamino)imidazole ribonucleotide synthase, translating into MTLLDRFANNRPPVPEPGPELTPEPTAPAAPIGVIGGGQLAWMLNPAAQKLGLPLRVLASHAQDPAVQVVSESFIGDLSDPILIAQLAQDAQAVTFENEFVDLEQLRPLALPFYPSLDSLAPLLDKYTQRQHLQQHGLPVPRFHNLTSLDADLDKLNDLGWPLVLKARRQGYDGRGTEIVQNPEQLARVWQGWGQVPALVEQFVPFAAELAVMVSRSRSGEIAVHPVVETQQENQVCHRVIAPARVPAEIQQAVETIARDFVLSIDGVGIFGIELFWVPTWNAVLVNEVAPRPHNSGHFSIEACVTSQFEQHLRAVAGLPLGDPALQVPVAVMVNLLGYESAQHDYVTERQQLSQLPGAHVHWYGKSEARPGRKLGHVTLLGDDLDQVLALADRADLIWRRQA
- the purE gene encoding 5-(carboxyamino)imidazole ribonucleotide mutase: MSQAQVSIIMGSDSDLPTMQSAAQVCTDFDVPHEVAIISAHRTPDRMVEFARTAHERGIRVIVAGAGGAAHLPGMVAALTPLPVIGVPVATHHLGGLDSLYSIVQMPRGIPVATVAIGNAQNAGLLAVQILASHDPALLERVQQYRQALRDQVLGKQAQLETLGVEAYLHQKL